tgaaagtgataaagaaaaacttttacaaactctgtttgctcttcttgttgtaaatatgtaaagccaacattcaagttttcagcaaagattattaattaaccatattcacaataatatttaggtctcatgtttactcatatcaatggcacaatcaactagtgagcaataataataaatctcggatgaaaacactttctcaaaacaatcatgatatgatataacaagatggtatctcgctagccctttatgagaccgcaaaacataaatgcagagcacttTTAAAGATCAAGcactaactagacattgtaattcatggtaaaagagatcaagtcaagtcatactcaatgtaaactaacagtaatgaatgcaaatgacagcggtgctctctaactggtgctttttaataagaggatgatgactcagcataaaagtaaatagataggcccttcgcagagggaagcagggatttgtagaggtgccagagctcggttttgaaatagatatgaataatgttttgagcggtatactttcattgtcaacataacaaccaagagatggcgatatcttccatgctacacacattataggcggttcccaaacagaatggtaaagtttatactccccctccaccaacaagcatcaacccatggcttgctcgaaacaacgagtgcctccaactaacaacagtcccggaggagttttgtttgcagttattttgatttgatttgcataaaccatgggactgggcatctcggtgaccatccattttctcgtgagtgaggagcggagtccactcctattgagaataacccgcctaacatggaagatacatacaaccctagttgatacatgagctattcgagcatacaaaacagaatgtttatttgaagttttagagtttggcacatacaaatttacttggaacggcaggtagatactgtatataggtaggtatggtggactcatatggaatagctttggggtttatggagttggatgcacaagcagtatgccggcttagtacaagtgaagggtataaaaagactgggaagcgaccagctagagagcgacaacagtcatgaacatgcattaaaattaatcaacaccgaatgcaagcatgagtaggatttaATGCACCATGagcataaatatcgtagaggctatgttgattttgtttcaactacatgaatgaacatgtgccaagtcaagccactcgaatcgttcaaaagaggataccaccctatcataccacatcacaaccattttaatagcatgctggcacgcaaggtaaaccattataagctcctagctgattaagcatggcataagcaactataatctctaattgacattgcaaacatgtttattcataataggctgaatcagaaatgatgaactaatcatatttacaaaaacaagagaggtcgagttcataccagcttttctcatctcaataagttcatcatataatcatcattattgcctttcacttgcacgaccgaatattatggataataataatagtgcacgtgcattggactaagctggaatctgcaagcattcaattcaagagagaagacaaggtaatatgggctctttgtcagatcaacgataatgcatataagagccactttaacatttttattatagtcttctcctatcgacccccaaaggaaagaaaagaaataaaactatttacacgggaaagctcgcaacaagcaaaataagaacgagaaatatttttgggttttctttttaattactactacaagcatggaaagtaaactaattaaaagctacaacttttttttgtttttcttaaggtttattaaacacacaagaagaaagcataaaaaggggaAATAAATTAGCATGGATGATTCAATGAAGAAGTATGagaccgacaactagcaatgagtgtatgaacatgaatgtaatgtcggtgagaaatacgtactccccaagcttaggcttttggcctaagttggtctatggccacagctggcctggaggatatccaaagttatagtcggggtcatactgagatgcaacagctattgcctcatgagctgccgCTTGGAGACAGGCTGTCTCTgtcctcctcttatactcgtccgcctcctccctggttataacatatctccctttttcctgaaagtcaaagaaagtaggagcaggaagaacgacgtgataggtgcgtcatctgtcaaagattagtcggtactggaggaactgatcgttccactcaacaaactgatgacgaaccatggcctcataatccaaataaacaggaggcaactcaatatcatacccacgtatgggtataccaagaaaattagctagaagggttgcataaattccaccgaagaaatctccactaaatctattattatgcaacctacgtgcaacaatggctcccaaattataatgtcTATCTTCTAATACAACACTCCTGAGAACACTGAGGCCAGGGACAcccatgtgacatgcttcatccttaccatttatgcacctacctatgaagagagcaaaataatgtatagcaggaaaatgaaatgcttcctatggtagcttgtgttatgtCTCTTGATTCCACaccagttatactagcaagaaaatctctaaattcatatttgcgaggttcattaggactaccccattgtggaagtttacaagcagtgttaaaatcctctaagtccatagtataagaattttcatagagAACATGaaagtttgagaattgcgtgatgatgaaaattcaaacctcatCAGAAAGGAattagtgagatagtggtactggcggcatttgtctgcctcgaagctctcaagatcagcattacgcacatatgcgttaaattcttccttgattcctgctcgatccataaagtcctctgaaggccattcacaagcccgcacttgagcttccctcagTGGTTCTTCGTTGGCATCGCGCattgcgagcctgggtccttacttccttgaaggaccaccttagtacattttcctaaacatatttctttctctgaaaaatttctgaaattttagtaatttcaaaataaaagtgaaccaaactcaacaatattgataacaactactcctacaagttcctagaggcaatatcatgcatcaaaactacttttgaccatataaatttgacatgcaagctcaagaacagggtcacctaagaagcaaaaatatgcaatgaataaagcactagaacaaaaactaattggaccattggaggagtcacataccaaggaacaatcccccaaagcagttttgcgagaggtgctttgagcaaggagatcgagaATGGCagcaaactgataattcgaagagacttgcaaagataaaccaatcatacataaaagaattcagagaagattcaaatattgttcatagataaacttgattataaacccacaattcatcggatctcgacaaacacaccgcaaaaagaagagttacatgaaatatatctccaagagaatcgaggagaactttgtattgagatccaaagagagagaagaagccatctagctactagctatggacccgaaggtctgaggtaaactactcacacatcatcggaggggccatggattTGATATAGAgaccctccgtgatcaatgccccctccggcggagttccagaaaaggccccaagatgggatctcttgggtacagaaggttgcggtggtggaaatagggttttgtggtgctcctggatgtttgcagggtatatgaatatatatatataggaggaagaagtaggtcagtggagaaacgaggggcccacgagggtggagggcgcgcccagggggtaggcatccccctgcctcgtggcctcctcgtcgattgcttgacgtccactccaagtcctctggatcatgtttgttccaaaaatcaagctcccgaagatttcattccgtttggactccgtttgatattccttttctgcgaaacactgaaataggcaaaaaacaacaatttgggctgggcctctggttaataggttagttccaaaaataatataaaagtgtaaaaataagcccattaacatccaaaatagataatataatagcatggagcaatcaaaaattatagatacgttggagacgtatcatccttTTCTtcggagcacctcggcctggcaCATGCACGGGATCCAGAACCTTTTTGAAACCTTCACCATCAAGGTTAGCTGATTGTGGCATCAGCGGGCCAAACCTAATGCTGTTACCCTGAGCATTAGTTGATCCCTTGCTATCAGCTTGTTTACTTGTTGATCCCTTGAAAACATCTTGTCCTTACAAAACCCTTTTTAGATGCTGAAACGTCTCACCAGAGTGGCATGCCTTGAAACATGCTGCGTGACTAAAATTCCTTAGCTCACAGTACCTTTGTAGGGCTGCAGAGTATGCATACATCTCGCTCTTTCTGGTCGGTGCGAATGCACATTTTGCACCCATTGTCCACCTAGTGGGAACACAACACCTGGGCAGTGTTTCTTCTTGTAAAATTCCCAATATGTAAAATATGTGGGAACATGGTGTGCCTGCGCATTCCAATTTGCGGCAAGAACAGCTGATACTGCGAAGCAGACCTTCCTTCAACTCCGTGCGCACTTTGATCTTTTTATCCATTCTTTCCTTCTTAGATACAACGTATGTGGTAACCTCTGCTGCATCAAGTACCTCTCTGATCTCACATTTTTTGACATCATCTATGCTCTATAAGACCAACTTAAACACAGCAGGAGTGAAAACTTTCGCGGCGTGTTTCGCAAGAACTGAACCATTTTCCTCTGTGAATGGAACGGACTACAAGGCCTCGACGTCTTGGAGAGCCTCGTTCAAGCGTCGCGACGCAAGGCAACGCTCATAGTGCTCTAGCATTTGAAACAACATCATTTTAGCCTCAAGATGCGTATGTAGCACCGAGTTTAAACTCTCACTCCGCTGATTGCTGCTCAATCCTAGGAAACAACGACCCTCAAGATATGGAGCACACCACAGTTTTCTCATCTTATACATCTGATGGAGCCAGGAGTCCTCACTTGTTACTTTATTCCGTTGTAAGAAGTGTAGCCATTTTCTCTCATGCTCTTCAATGGAAGATGTATCATATATGAAATATCTGAATTCCTCCTTTACCGCATCATCATGCAGATGGCGTACAATGTTCTGCTGAATGTGCCATATACAGAGCCTATGGTTTGAGTCAGGCCACACCACCCTGATTGCTCTCTGCATTGCCAGGTCCCCCCCCGCGATCACAGATATAGGATGCTTCTGTCCCATAGCATCAGAAAAGGTCCGTAACATCCACTCGTATGCCTGGCTTGTTTCATGTGAAATGATACCACATGCAAAAATAACAGTGCTGCGGTGGTGATTCAACCCGACAAACGGAACAAATGGCAGATTGTACTTATTGGTTCTATATGTGCTATAAAAAACAATAACGTCTCCGAAAGCCTCGTAGTCAAGTCGGGATTGACTATCACACCAGAACAGTCCCTTCAGATGGCCAGGTTCATCAACCAAGTACCTGAAGAAAAAAAATCTGAATCTTGCTCTTGCCTCGCCACCATGTGATTGATCATCATTTGAGCATCCCTGGAAGAAATTGTTTCCTGCTTGTTAGCATGGCCGAAATTGTAAATGTCCCTCATAATGCATCCAACCTCATCATATCCACCATATTGCATGCACATAATATCCATAATATGGTGTTTTTTGATTCCAGATTTTTCCATGTCTGCAATGTCCGCTTTCTGCTCATAGCTAATTCTTCTGTGTGAACGCAAAAGACACGACATATTCCGTGGGGCTAGAGGATGGTTGTGTTCATTGATGAAATCCTTGACAAACCACTGACCTGTTTCCTCCTGTCTTGCAATCACCAATTTAGCTTTACACCCTACACGAGTTATACTCCGTGGCCTCTTCTTTCTATGTACGAGTTATACTCCGTGGCCTCCTCTTTCTATATTCCATCTTCCTCTTCATGTGCTTCTCTTCACGAACCCCTTCACGACTACACACAAATTTCCTTAAAATTATATGGCAGTTGGATTCATCCCACTCGACATAACTTCTCCGGACACTAAAACCTTTCTCAAGACCATATTTGTTATAGAATCTATAACCTTCATCCTCACTATTAAACATCTTGTTGGCAATATGATAGTGCTCCATCATTGACTCATGACTTACATCCGCCATGTCTTCCTGCATCACAATTCAGACGAATAAAAATCTGAAAGGACAAACATAAATGCATGCAAAACCCAGTACGAAATCTTGCTTGGAATTTTAAACTTTGCTCCCTGTACATGTTATGGCAAGCGATCATAAACGCCCATAAACCGGGTCCCCCATAAACTAGTGAAGTGACCATGGATGATGGAAAATTCTAAATTGAATTGCATGCACTAGGGAAACCTAAATCGACGATGACTAAACTAATCTAAGTAGGAAGTGCAGGCTACGAAACAAAGTAAGTTTATGGCGATATCTCCCATAGGCATTGATATCTCCTGCTGCATCAAGAAAAACAAGCCTACTTTCAGAACAAGCATTGATATCTCCCGGCGGCCTAACCGTAGGGCCAACCGCAGAGTATAGATCCATCTACGAGGAAGTTGGAGTTCCTGCCAAGAGTCACTTCCAACGGGGAGGAGTTGAGATTCGGGCGATTCATACCTTAGTATGCAAGCCCGGAAGCGATGTGATCGGCGGGGGCAAGTTCCTATAGTgtcgccactgtcgccgccgaCACTGCCGCCGCAGATGTCGCTCCTTAATCTTCTTCCTGCCGCCGGACACGTCGTTTACAGTGAAGGGGACGAGGACGACGCCGACGACGTTGTTGGTACCTCTCGCCGGGCTCGTCGGACAGAAGGAAGAGGACGAGAACGAGGACTGGATCTAGACGTCGTGGACGTGATCGGTTGAAAACAGAATACTTTACCCTGGACCATTATGCCCTTCTCTGATTAAAATAATTAGGTTAATTCATTTTTAATCCCCCACCAGATCGGACGGCTAATAAAATTCGAAGGGGTAAGTACTCGAAAGTACTCCCAGTACTGCCCCAATCACAGTAAAGGAGCTCAAGGTACAATCGTCAAAACCACCAGGAATACATAGCTATGCATATACTTGCTTCATTATAAATTAATTGAAGTTTTAACTGCATCTTCAGTCAAACTTGTGATAGTTTGACCATGTTTACCAAAAGAAAAATCAACACCTACAACACCGAATTTGCTTCATTAGACTCGTTGTTACaacagaaaacacattttttgtCCACTGAAGAAAACATATGTTATTTTTGGCCTCATGACATGCCAAACTCAGCTTGAACAAGATCCGTCCAACATGCCGCGGTTGCGCTCACCATGAACCTTCAGTTTTGTGAATCTATTCGACGTCGATTTGTAGTCACTGAAGATAGCAAACCAGATGCGCCGGGCCAGGACCGTCCTTTGATCCCCGCCGAGAACGAGATGACAACGTCCCCAAAAGCAAAGCTAGCTCCAGAAGGTATGTTCCTAGGATATCCATGGTTGGATCCATGGCCCTCTGCGGCTCTCCGCCTCTCCTCCATCGCTAAAGCAAAGCCAATGATAGGATAATCTTTCCATCAGTTTGTTCTTGCCTTTTGGTTCAAACCGGATCTGTTGACCAGGGTATCTGATCTCTCTCCCCTCTCTTTTCCTTTCTACATACAGCAGCTGGTGTATCATGAGGGCGTTCTGGTGTCTAtgttctttttttttttttgcgggggcTGGTGTCTATGTTCTTGATGCTCCAAGAAAGATGAGTACATCTTGTCGCCTCTGTAGTAATAAGCACTGGTGAAGAAGGCAAGTCGCCATCAAGAATCGAATGCCATGGGTTTTGCAGGCAGATAAATAGCCGTCCGTCCGTGTGCACAGATTCTTACGATCCACCCAACCAATCTCAACCTCTATTTGCTGCATCCTGCACTGCTTATTTGCTTAGGAAAGGTGACTGAGTGATCATGGCTAGCTCTTCAGATGCCCACAGGTGCACTCACTGGCCACCTGCTCCGTTTCATTTGTCTTCTCATTACACATTTTGCATGCAGTTGAATAACTCTACTGTATAGGCTGCAGTAGGTTCGAAAGTTTTGTGACATCATGCCACCAAATTTTAGTTTTTGCACATTTTGTTTTTGCTCTATGTTTTACTAGTAGTGACGATGGATGATTCAGTTCGTTGGGTGCATGCAGCCGGAACAAGTGCGCGGCGTGCTACCGCCAGTTCAACAGGATGGAGCACCTGGTGGAGCACATGCGCGCGTCGCACCACTCGCCGCACGAGCCGCGCTGCGGCGTCTGCGGGAAGCACTGCCGCTCGCTCGACGCCCTCCGCGACCACCTCGGCTTCGGCGCCTCCCTGCCCCCAAAGCCCGCCTGCGCCACGGCCTTCGCTGCCAAGGGCTGCTCGCTCTGCCTCGCCGTCTTCCCTAGCTCCGGCTCCCTCCGCGCCCACAGCCCAACCTGTCACCACTCCCGCGCCCCGGTTCCCTCGAGGTCCATGCCAAGAGTGCCCGTCGGTGGTGTGGTGGCGCTGGGCTGCAAGATGGTGGGCGGCGGCAGCGACGGGACGCTGGACGTTTGCGGGCGCGTCTGCGTCATCGACGAGAATGAGGCCATCGTCTTCGAGAACTTTGTGAGGCCGCTCCTCCCGGTGACGCACTACCGGTACGAGACCACGGGGATCCGCCCTGAGTACCTGCGGGACGCGCCGACGGTGAAGATGATGCAGCGGCAGGTGGAAGCC
The Triticum urartu cultivar G1812 unplaced genomic scaffold, Tu2.1 TuUngrouped_contig_4242, whole genome shotgun sequence DNA segment above includes these coding regions:
- the LOC125527544 gene encoding apoptosis-enhancing nuclease-like, with amino-acid sequence MSLLNLLPAAGHVVYSEGDEDDADDVVVTEDSKPDAPGQDRPLIPAENEMTTSPKAKLAPEGMFLGYPCRNKCAACYRQFNRMEHLVEHMRASHHSPHEPRCGVCGKHCRSLDALRDHLGFGASLPPKPACATAFAAKGCSLCLAVFPSSGSLRAHSPTCHHSRAPVPSRSMPRVPVGGVVALGCKMVGGGSDGTLDVCGRVCVIDENEAIVFENFVRPLLPVTHYRYETTGIRPEYLRDAPTVKMMQRQVEAILLNGEQPWKVRSSRGAARLLVGHGLEHDLDALGMDYPAYLKRDTAEYPPLMKTSGRLMSNSLRFLTQSCLGYDIQTGHQHPYEDCVAAMRLYKRMSSMRHGPPKNGGEDDACAAVAFPARRQRELERMSPEELLSMSKPDYHCWCLDD